A DNA window from Cutaneotrichosporon cavernicola HIS019 DNA, chromosome: 2 contains the following coding sequences:
- a CDS encoding uncharacterized protein (Enoyl-(Acyl carrier protein) reductase), producing the protein MDSSLSLSQSVAGSDALDVSKLFEVSGRVAIGVTGGGTGLGLVTATALAENGVRVYITGRRLEPLKAAAEFQPRKGNGCIIPIQADLGTKDGIRSLVEAVSKSEKFVNILINNHGIFRGRAKIGNPRPQTAEEVGRAMFEDVSWDDWTELCSTHCASPYFTTAAFLPLLAAAKEHGFPEPGNVIQIASLSGITRTSQRGQMPYNASKAGTIHLALMQSTEFARRGLGIRVNAVSPGYFPSGMSVADFDDKQGQAQHWRDEYGIPFQRVGSAVDYAQCIIGLAVNQYITGTNVIIDGAWLAGQEF; encoded by the exons ATGGactcctccctctccctcagCCAATCCGTTGCTGGATCggacgccctcgacgtcaGCAAGCTATTCGAGGTCAGCGGACGTGTCGCCATAG GAGTGACGGGCGGAGGTACAGGGTTGGGTCTCGTCACTGCAActgccctcgccgagaaTGGCGTGAGAGTGTACATCACCGGTCGGCGTCTAGAGCCCCTCAAGGCTGCCGCAGAGTTCCAGCCGCGCAAGGGCAATGGATGTATCATCCCCATCCAGGCCGACTTGGGGACCAAGGACGGCATCAGAT CTCTGGTGGAGGCTGTGTCAAAGTCGGAGAAGTTTGTCAACATCTTGATCAACAACCACGGCATCTTTCGAGGTCGTGCCAAGATCGGCAACCCCAGACCCCAGACGGCAGAGGAGGTTGGTCGGGCCATGTTTGAGGACGTCTCATGGGACGATTG GACGGAACTGTGCTCTACACACTGCGCGTCGCCGTACTTTACCACCGCGGCGTTCCTCCCTCTTCTTGCCGCCGCAAAGGAGCACGGCTTCCCCGAGCCTGGCAACGTGATCCAGATTGCGTCGCTCTCTGGCATCACGCGTACTAGCCAGCGGGGTCAAATGCCTTACAATGCCTCCAAGGCTGGCACCATCCATCTCGCACTCATGCAGAGCACCGAGTTTGCGCGGCGTGGGCTCGGAATCCGGGTG AACGCTGTCTCTCCGGGCTACTTCCCTTCCGGAATGAGCGTGGCTGACTTTGATGACAAGCAAGGACAAGCCCAGCACTGGCGTGACGAGTATGGGATCCCTTTCCAGCGGGTGGGAAGCGCTGTTGACTACGCCCAGTGTATCATCGGACTGGCGGTG AACCAATACATCACGGGCACGAATGTAATCATTGACGGCGCCTGGCTCGCTGGTCAAG AGTTCTAG
- a CDS encoding uncharacterized protein (Putative oxidoreductase C terminal) gives MAASNAVTVLIVGAGNINFGSPEGPWNHSKRLEELLDLRLRVVGIVDPATARAQDVLAAKARSQAAGSYMDCVIYPSVQSATAALATTPPHLVIVGCPPAFRSTTDPSRGYDIERQLSDSFPNAALFIEKPVGAGDVGEAKAVADLLEKRKSNLVMVGYMLRYSAAVQMMKRIIEDDNLVVMMTSARYVMAYEHSTKTAWWDKSIDCGPIVEQATHFCDLSRYFGGEVDLDSIMAHSLEWYEKPGHLTKMSVDESLIAEDNRIPRFTSASWKYASGAIGHLEHGAALHGTEFSTEFVVFADGYQLKLTDPYNRPTLSVRRPGSDREEVHTFYDDDPFLNEMAAFIDAAMLDKKETSPILSSYADAVKTYEMTWAIRLASEKTRRPMVVASTPLPKGTVHAPLECRSHKAFPGVVPVPTTLPVSEAVVRAS, from the exons ATGGCTGCCAGCAATGCCGTCACTGTCCTCATTGTTGGAGCTGGCAACATCAATTTTGGCTCTCCCGAGGGCCCTTGGAACCACTCCAAGCGGCTGGAGGAGCTTCTTGACCTACGGCTCCGGgtcgtcggcatcgtcgACCCTGCAACTGCACGCGCACAGGATGTGttggccgccaaggccagATCACAGGCGGCTGGCTCATACATGGACTGTGTAATCTACCCCTCCGTACAATCGGCAACAGCGGCACTGGCCACCACCCCGCCACATCTGGTGATCGTTGGCTGCCCTCCGGCCTTTCGAAGCACGACCGACCCGTCCCGCGGCTATGACATCGAACGCCAGCTCTCCGACTCCTTTCCGAACGCTGCGCTCTTCATTGAGAAGCCCGTAGGGGCTGGCGACGTgggcgaggccaaggcaGTTGCGGATCTTCTCGAGAAGCGCAAATCGAACCTTGTGATGGTGGGGTATATGTTGCGCTACTCGGCCGCGGTGCAGATGATGAAGCGCATCATCGAAGACGACAACCTCGTtgtgatgatgacgagcgCCCGGTACGTAATGGCGTACGAGCATAGCACCAAGACGGCGTGGTGGGACAAAAGCATCGATTGTGGGCCGATTGTCGAACAGGCCACGCACTTCTGCGACCTTTCACGGTATTTTGGGGGCGAGGTTGACCTGGACAGCATCATGGCCCACTCCCTCGAGTGGTATGAGAAGCCAGGTCACCTCACCAAGATGTCCGTAGACGAGTCGCTTATCGCCGAGGACAACCGTATCCCGCGGTTTACCTCAGCGTCCTGGAAGTATGCTTCGGGTGCCATCGGGCacctcgagcacggcgCTGCCCTCCACGGCACAGAGTTCAGCACCGAGTTCGTTGTCT TCGCCGATGGGTATCAGCTCAAGTTGACGGACCCGTATAACAGGCCAACTCTTTCTGTGCGACGTCCTGGATCTGATCGCGAGGAGGTTCATACGTtctacgacgacgacccgTTCCTCAATGAGATGGCAGCGTTCATCGACGCTGCAATGCtggacaagaaggagacCAGCCCAATCCTCAGCAGCTACGCCGACGCTGTCAAGACATACGAGATGACGTGGGCCATCCGTTTGGCCAGTGAGAAGACGCGTAGGCCCATGGTCGTCGCATCAACTCCGCTGCCAAAGGGCACTGTTCACGCGCCACTGGAGTGCCGCTCCCATAAAGCCTTCCCTGGAGTCGTCCCGGTCCCAACGACGCTGCCTGTGTCCGAAGCCGTGGTTAGAGCGTCGTAG
- a CDS encoding uncharacterized protein (Major Facilitator Superfamily), whose amino-acid sequence MDFDEEKRSGAASPARHPTDPTADTVGTTSVSDKPDIVSVDWDEGDPQNPLNWSATRKWMTIVACALITITTIANATSQSIMATWGPEWFHTDRITFVLGLCLFNISVAVAPMFLAPLSEHLGRNAIYQVSGWIVALLFLPQSLSRNIHGYLAARWFQGMASSVGNSMVGGTIADIFGFHERGHLMNFFTLTVFIGQALGGLTMGWTGQIVGIQWCFGAQGIASAVSAIFSLLFLRETRGNTILRRRANRLTKETGVLHMTKIDLTSKHQSTSQQLAKSVGLPLKMLLTEPIVIALTLWIGFAWAIIFLGGTSTILVFQQYGFSPGEAGSIQSCIGIGGIIGYLTSFHQEHLFHKAAARSPSGRAPPEARLYWAAIGGLIFPAATLVFGWTGRPSIHWAVPAFFLCLSYWGIFSMYLGTFNYVADAYEEYSSSAQAAHSLVRNGFSGVFPLFARQMYIKMGYPQASSLIAGLGFALAIAPFMLIKYGARLRAKSPITSGLVGHI is encoded by the exons ATGGACTTTGACGAAGAAAAGCGATCAGGTGCGGCAAGCCCTGCGAGACATCCTACGGATCCCACAGCCGACACGGTCGGCACAACGAGTGTTAGCGACAAGCCTGATATTGTCTCAGTCGACTGGGATGAGGGCGATCCACAG AACCCTCTCAACTGGAGCGCAACGCGGAAGTGGATGACCATTGTCGCATGCGCGCTGATTACGATAACAACAATCGCTAACGCGACGTCGCAATCGATCATGGCTACATGGGGCCCAGAATGGTTCCACACCGACCGTATCACCTTCGTATTGGGTCTCTGTTTATTCAACATCTCAGTCGCGGTTGCGCCAATGTTTCTGGCTCCGCTCAGCGAGCATCTCGGCCGCAACGCCATTTACCAGGTCTCGGGATGGATTGTCGCCCTCCTGTTCTTGCCACAGAGTTTGTCACGCAACATTCACGGATATCTCGCTGCGCGGTGGTTT CAAGGAATGGCATCTTCGGTCGGTAATTCAATGGTCGGCGGAACCATTGCCGACATCTTCGGCTTCCACGAGCGTGGGCACCTCATGAACTTCTTCACTCTCACCGTGTTCATCGGTCAAGCTCTCGGAGGCCTCACGATGGGATGGACAGGTCAGATTGTTGGCATCCAGTGGTGCTTTGGCGCTCAGGGCATCGCGTCGGCTGTCTCGGCCATCTTCAGCCTGCTCTTCCTTCGTGAGACGCGAGGGAACACGATCCTCCGTCGCCGTGCCAACCGTCTCACCAAGGAGACCGGCGTCTTGCACATGACAAAGATTGACCTCACGTCCAAGCACCAGTCGACATCCCAGCAGTTGGCAAAGAGCGTTGGCCTGCCATTGA AAATGTTGCTTACTGAGCCAATCGTCATCGCGCTCACTCTATGGATTGGAT TCGCATGGGCCatcatcttcctcggcggcacctccaccatcctcgtcttccAGCAGTACGGTTTCAGCCCAGGAGAGGCAGGCTCGATCCAGTCGTGTatcggcatcggcggcATCATCGGCTACCTCACGAGCTTTCACCAGGAGCACCTCTTCCACAAGGCTGCAGCCAGATCACCGAGTGGCCGCGCGCCACCAGAGGCACGTCTGTACTGGGCTGCTATCGGTGGCCTCATCTTCCCGGCTGCTACACTCGTCTTCGGCTGGACTGGCCGCCCATCCATACACTGGGCAGTTCCGGCGTTCTTCCTGTGTCTGTCCTACTGGGGAATCTTCTCCATGTACCTCGGCACCTT CAACTACGTTGCCGACGCGTACGAGGAatactcgtcctcggctcAGGCGGCGCATAGTTTGGTCCGCAACGGCTTCAGCGGGGTCTTTCCGCTGTTCGCACGACAGATGTACATCAAGATGGGATATCCGCAGGCCTCGTCTCTCATCGCTGGACTGGGGTTTGCTCTCGCTATCGCTCCATTCATGCTCATCAAGTACGGCGCGCGGTTGCGTGCCAAGTCGCCCATCACCAGCGGGCTCGTTGGCCACATCTAG
- a CDS encoding uncharacterized protein (Belongs to the aldehyde dehydrogenase family), protein MADKGITAPEARKAHYMDPAHAMDFDNLHLGHPPASMHNIGMLDLYVHVFGLDEIAGSKLPISIAIIGHGWANKASQLDLMASGIIGEVARLGRESGRRKTHDLLVVTLDQRNHGQRRNNKDGLRFDNNPKRLLHMATQLKGGKQDQQLVMDLLPAFLFPHEERTVTDFMSVGISLGGHITWRLVREDPRIKVAVPIISTPSETLGSFLSLVDRYGSVPVTPPAIAEYFFTPSEPGVYADAKILALHGEVDRVIHYTLGHEWFPRIQAQAPEGHIVRDIQPDFGHVVTPEMVSKAAEWLWRWGLSEGGTKVDLPLTVAALPALSVVDGEAAAAEGVEEALAPTVLAVSVESDEGV, encoded by the exons ATGGCGGACAAGGGCATCACAGCGCCCGAAGCGCGCAAGGCGCATTACATGGATCCTGCACATGCCATGGACTTTGACAatctccacctcggccaccCGCCCGCGTCCATGCACAACATCGGCATGCTAGACTTGTACGTGCACGTCTTCGGGCTGGACGAGATTGCTGGGAGCAAGCTGCCGATTTCTATTGCT ATAATTGGACACGGATGGGCCAACAAGGCATCACAGCTCGACTTGATGGCGAGCGGGATCATCGGCGAAGTAGCTCGCCTTGGGCGCGAGAGTGGGAGACGGAAGACGCACGACCTCCTTGTTGTAACGCTCGACCAACGGAATCACGGGCAACGGCGGAACAACAAGGACGGGCTGCGTTTCGACAACAACCCGAAGCGATT gctCCACATGGCGACGCAGCTCAAAGGAGGGAAGCAGGACCAGCAGCTCGTGATGGACTTGCTTCCGGCATTCCTATTCCCTCACGAGGAGCGTACCGTCACCGACTTTATGAGCGTAGGCATCAGCCTCGGCGGACATATCACTTGGCGACTCGTGCGCGAGGACCCGCGCATCAAGGTCGCAGTACCCATCATCAGCACGCCCAGCGAGACGCTTGGCAGCTTCCTCTCCCTGGTCGACAGGTACGGCTCTGTTCCTGTCACTCCCCCAGCAATCGCCGAGTACTTCTTCACACCAAGCGAGCCGGGAGTgtacgccgacgccaagatcCTCGCTCTACACGGCGAAGTGGATCGCGTCATCCACTACACGCTGGGTCATGAGTGGTTCCCGCGCATCCAGGCACAAGCTCCCGAGGGCCACATTGTCCGCGACATTCAGCCAGATTTCGGACATGTCGTGACGCCCGAAATGGTATCTAAAGCCGCCGAGTGGCTCTGGCGCTGGGGCCTGAGCGAGGG TGGTACTAAAGTCGACCTGCCACTTaccgtcgccgcgcttcCAGCACTGTCAGTTGTGGACGGtgaggctgcggctgcggagggcgtcgaggaagcACTGGCCCCGACGGTCCTCGCAGTATCCGTTGAAAGTGACGAAGGCGTTTAA
- a CDS encoding uncharacterized protein (Permease for cytosine/purines, uracil, thiamine, allantoin): MDPSPDKHRTWTSMTFFTYWACDLLYPASWATVASFVTLGLTWWESCLAVFLGSLFVAVVITANGIIGATVHTPFAVTTRATFGYWGSKFVVFSRCVIACFWLSINSWSGGQFVTLMIAAIWPQYKHFANRVPVSQGATSSDFLSFFLFWLLQLPFIFIHPSKLKWVFNVKAVIVPIVAIGTLIWAVKIAGPQAGPLLRGGRNRVPSGSARFIAFMTSVTAVQGTWATLSVNIGDFSRYCKSPGANWIQLFAFPIINTIVSIFAAISATCAYAVYNEELYQPYDILAKWDTSPGGRAAMFLGALTWALSNVTTNITANSISAANDICSLAPKYVNIRRGQFIAITIGVWGFVPWKVLDSAANFLTFMATYSIVLAPIAWLMVLDFYFVKGGKLDIYELYQPRGIYSFTKGWNWRAYVALAVAVAPNLPGMIHAINPDIYIGNIKYLYMVSNLVAYFIVTVVYLPLNKIWPAYGALVDEAVHDVIPGGREKDRGADSLDGPTPINSHDGVQRYAAAGTPGEKLDDKVAQEEGRFL; the protein is encoded by the exons ATGGACCCGTCGCCCGACAAGCACCGCACCTGGACCAGCATGACATTCTTTACTT ATTGGGCGTGTGATCTCTTATACCCCGCCTCATGGGCCACTGTCGCCTCCTTTGTCACGCTCGGCCTGACATGGTGGGAGTCGTGTCTGGCCGTCTTCCTTGGCTCCCTCTTCGTTGCCGTGGTCATCACTG CCAACGGTATTATCGGTGCGACCGTGCACACGCCCTTTGCCGTCACCACGCGTGCGACCTTTGGGTACTGGGGTAGCAAGTTTGTTGTGTTT tccCGCTGCGTTATCGCGTGCTTCTGGCTCTCGATCAACTCGTGGTCGGGCGGCCAATTTGTGACCCTCATGATCGCCGCCATCTGGCCTCAGTACAAGCACTTTGCCAACCGCGTCCCCGTTAGCCAGGGCGCGACGTCATCCGACTTTCTCTCGTTCTTCCTTTTCTGGCTCCTCCAGCTGCCATTCATCTTCATCCACCCCAGCAAGCTCAAGTGGGTGTTCAACGTCAAGGCCGTCATTGTTCCTATCGTCGCCATCGGAACTCTTATCTGG GCTGTCAAGATTGCCGGTCCTCAGGCTGGCCCTCTCCTCCGCGGCGGTCGCAACCGTGTCCCCAGCGGCTCTGCTCGTTTCATCGCTTTCATGACCTCTGTCACTGCCGTGCAGGGCACTTGGGCGACTCTCTCTGTCAACATTGGTGACTTTTCTCGTTACTGCAAGAGTCCGGGCGCCAACTGGATCCAGCTGTTCGCCTTCCCCATCATCAACACTATCGTCTCCATCTTTGCTGCCATTTCAGCCACTTGTGCATACGCCGTGTACAACGAGGAGCTGTACCAGCCGTACGACATTCTCGCCAAATGGGACACTTCTCCTGGTGGCCGTGCCGCCATGTTCCTTGGAGCTCTCACCTGGGCACTGTCCAACGTCACGACCAACATCACTGCCAACTCGATCTCGGCTGCCAACGACATTTGCTCTCTGGCGCCCAAGTACGTCAACATTCGCCGTGGTCAGTTTATCGCAATCACCATTGGCGTCTGGGGCTTTGTTCCCTGGAAGGTCCTTGACTCGGCTGCCAACTTCCTCACCTTTATGGCCACGTACTCGATTGTTCTCGCTCCGATTGCCTGGCTGATGGTGCTTG ACTTTTACTTTGTCAAGGGCGGGAAGCTCGACATCTACGAGCTGTACCAGCCCCGCGGCATCTACAGTTTCACCAAGGGCTGGAACTGGCGCGCGTAcgttgcgctcgcggtTGCCGTTGCCCCCAACCTCCCTGGTATGATCCACGCGATCAACCCCGACATTTACATTGGTAACATCAAGTATCTCTACATGGTCTCCAACCTTGTGGCATACTTCA TCGTAACCGTCGTGTACCTTCCCCTAAACAAGATCTGGCCTGCGTACGGCGCCCTTGTCGACGAAGCAGTCCACGACGTCATTCCAGGAGGTCGCGAAAAGGACCGCGGGGCAGACAGCCTCGACGGCCCCACACCAATCAACAGCCACGACGGCGTCCAGCGCTATGCGGCCGCTGGGACGCCTGGTGAAAAACTTGACGACAAGGTggcgcaggaggagggccgcTTTCTCTAG
- a CDS encoding uncharacterized protein (DJ-1/PfpI family), which yields MKVLLLSGDFIEDYELYAPLQALEMLGIDVHIVCPDKKVGEEIQTALHILEPGRQTYSEKPGHPFNITHDFAEETKSLDKYAGLIVPGGRFPEYQRYDKRVLDVIRFFMSQNKPVAALCHGLQLLAAAGVLKGRSCSAFPMCQLDVEGGGGKYVDYEAFSKNAYVDGNLVSAPAYPAIGVWLKEFIKLLGVKVQLP from the exons ATGAAGGTCCTCCTGCTTTCTGGTGACTTTATCGAG GACTACGAGCTCTACGCTCCTCTCCAGGCCCTCGAGATGCTGGGCATCGACGTCCACATTGTCTGCCCAGACAAGAAGGTCGGTGAAGAGATCCAGACCGCACTCCACATTCTTGAGCCAGGCCGCCAAACCTACTCTGAGAAGCCCGGTCACCCCTTCAACATCACTCACGACTTTGCCGAGGAGACCAAGAGCCTCGACAAGTACGCGGGCCTCATC GTACCCGGCGGTCGTTTCCCCGAGTATCAGAGGTATGACAAGCGGGTACTTGATGTCATTCGCTTCTTCATGAGCCAGAACAAGCCCGTTGCCGCCCTCTGCCATGGCCTGCAGCTCCTTGCCGCTGCCGGGGTGCTCAAGGGCCGCTCGTGCTCTGCGTTCCCCATGTGCCAGCTTGATGTCGAGGGCGGTGGTGGCAAGTACGTCGACTACGAGGCGTTCTCCAAGAATGCCTACGTCGACGGCAACCTCGTGTCGGCACCAGCTTACCC TGCCATCGGAGTGTGGCTGAAGGAGTTTATCAAGCTCCTCGGTGTCAAAGTCCAGCTTCCCTGA
- a CDS encoding uncharacterized protein (Amidohydrolase family) gives MTHAQAADLIVTNAVVRTMDSAKPSAEAFAIAGGKLLVVGSASDVAAYRGASTRIVDLDGQAVMPGLMDVHNHHGIAGLHNVFELTFPDTAGVDEICAAVKGYIAEHPDAEWVYGSIWGSQLLGELSTSEPLKKLDAVSGGKKVLLTDDSHHNRFANTAAMRAAGIQDDTPNPPGGGVIVRDQDGRPTGLLFEGAGVMVAKTAAKADPMTTDKAAACSADAIKTMHAVGVTAFLDAGATLHTLNGLKELDDRGELKIWASSCMLINDHVFGAEQLGNELFPHRETTRSSHHRPDFAKIFLDGVPMSYTGAFLQPYLPSETHGCAHKGHTTMPYDELEHWLLHCADKGINVKVHCCGDAAVRFVLDAVAKVRAQGYKDTLFHVAHGQFVNPDDIKRFRELGVVADISPALWYPSIIVEAMEAVRPKEEIERMAPNRSLAESGAIISGGSDWPVMPDPNPWIGIAGLITRADPLGQHPGQLAPDEAITVQQALEAYTINTARALGIESFSGSLTVGKSADFVVLDRDPYGVAPDKLASTVVKETWFEGEKVYSKA, from the coding sequence ATGACGCACGCTCAGGCTGCCGACCTCATCGTGACCAACGCCGTCGTGCGGACGATGGACTCGGCCAAGCCGTCCGCGGAGGCCTTTGCCATCGCGGGCGGCAAGCTGCTGGTTGTGGGCTCGGCTTCCGACGTCGCAGCGTACAGAGGAGCCAGCACTCGCattgtcgacctcgacggccaGGCTGTCATGCCGGGCCTAATGGACGTACATAACCACCATGGCATCGCTGGCTTGCACAACGTCTTCGAGCTCACGTTCCCCGACACTGCTGGTGTCGATGAGATCTGCGCCGCGGTCAAGGGATACATTGCCGAGCATCCCGATGCCGAATGGGTGTACGGTAGTATCTGGGGTTCGCAGCTTCTTGGCGAGCTGAGCACGTCTGAGCCGCTCAAGAaactcgacgccgtcagCGGGGGCAAGAAAGTCCTCCTCACAGACGATAGTCACCATAACCGCTTCGCCAACACTGCCGCCATGCGAGCCGCCGGTATCCAAGACGACACGCCCAACCCACCGGGAGGAGGCGTGATTGTGCGCGACCAAGACGGGCGCCCAACAGGCCTTCTGTTTGAGGGTGCCGGCGTCATGGTCGCAAAGACAGcagccaaggccgaccCCATGACCACAGACAAGGCTGCCGCATGCTCTGCCGACGCAATCAAGACAATGCACGCTGTCGGTGTCACTGCGTTCCTTGACGCTGGAGCTACGCTGCACACGTTGAACGGGCTCAAGGAACTAGACGACCGAGGCGAGCTCAAGATCTGGGCAAGCAGCTGCATGCTCATCAACGACCATGTGTTTGGTGCCGAGCAACTTGGTAACGAGCTCTTCCCGCACCGCGAGACGACACGTTCGTCACACCACCGCCCCGACTTTGCCAAGATCTTCCTCGACGGTGTACCGATGAGCTACACTGGCGCGTTCCTCCAGCCATACCTCCCGTCCGAGACCCACGGGTGCGCTCACAAGGGTCACACAACGATGCCCtacgacgagctcgagcatTGGCTCCTCCACTGCGCTGACAAAGGCATCAACGTAAAGGTACACTGCTGCGGTGATGCCGCTGTGCGCTTTGTGCTCGACGCTGTGGCCAAGGTTCGCGCGCAAGGCTACAAGGATACGCTGTTCCACGTTGCACATGGGCAGTTTGTCAACCCCGACGATATCAAGCGGTTCCGTGAGCTCGGTGTCGTGGCAGACATCTCGCCCGCGCTGTGGTACCCCAGCATCATCGTTGAGGCAATGGAGGCAGTACGTCCCAAGGAGGAAATAGAGAGGATGGCGCCCAACCGCTCCCTCGCAGAGTCGGGCGCCATCATTTCCGGTGGATCCGACTGGCCCGTCATGCCAGACCCAAACCCTTGGATCGGTATCGCGGGGCTCATCACCCGCGCCGACCCCTTGGGCCAACATCCCGGACAGCTCGCCCCGGATGAGGCCATCACCGTCCAGCAGGCTCTTGAAGCGTACACCATCAAcactgcgcgcgcgctcggcatcgAGTCATTCTCAGGGTCCCTGACTGTTGGTAAGAGCGCCGACTTTGTTGTTCTCGACCGCGACCCGTACGGCGTGGCCCCTGACAAGCTCGCGTCGACCGTGGTCAAGGAGACGTGGTTCGAGGGTGAAAAGGTGTACTCCAAGGCATAG
- a CDS encoding uncharacterized protein (short chain dehydrogenase): MPPLDFFISQWTPLPTAPMGPVLKGKTVVLTGANSGIGLAAAHQLAALEPDMLILACRNIKTGDAALASVLKQSPNVNAAVWELDLASFESVKAFAIRANDELDRVDLAILNAGISPNRTAPMKATGDGHEVTHQVNVLATTLLALLLTPALQRSAAPHLVITSSEVHGWADSSPIAAPLHAGRSILADFDEVALYNSQERYFVSKLLLQLVVRRLIPALPRVVITSVNPGMCLTNLMRDVNLSSLADLLEVLPFAPMMPFMRGAGRGAAMLVLAAIAEESAEYWHVGVASAAPSVFMATMSGMRACDQYFAEVCALCEKLAPGCTEVLELPRSLGSVS, from the exons ATGCCACCCCTCGACTTCTTCATCTCACAGTGGACGCCGCTGCCCACCGCTCCCATGGGCCCAGtgctcaagggcaagacggTCGTCCTTACTGGCGCCAACTCTG gtaTCGGCCTCGCTGCTGCTCACCAGCtggccgccctcgagcccgacatgctcatcctcgcctgCCGCAACATCAAGACCGGCGACGCTGCACTCGCGTCGGTCCTGAAGCAATCGCCGAATGTCAACGCGGCCGTTTGGGAGCTCGATCTCGCGTCGTTTGAGAGTGTCAAGGCATTTGCCATCCGTGCGAAtgatgagctcgaccgtgtcgacctcgcgaTTCTCAACGCTGG GATCAGTCCCAACCGCACTGCCCCGATGAAGGCGACCGGCGACGGCCACGAGGTCAC TCACCAAGTCAATGTCCTCGCAACCACATTGCTGGCTCTGCTACTCACCCCGGCCCTTCAGCGCAGCGCAGCCCctcacctcgtcatcaCCTCGTCAGAGGTTCACGGTTGGGCTGACTCGTCGCCCATCGCTGCTCCTCTACACGCCGGCCGCTCAATCCtggccgactttgacgaggtGGCACTATACAACAGTCAGGAGCGATACTTCGTCTCCAagctgctgctgcagctTGTCGTTCGTCGCCTTATCCCAGCCCTGCCACGCGTCGTCATCACGTCGGTCAACCCGGGGATGTGCTTGACCAACCTCATGCGTGACGTCAACTTGTCCTCGCTCGCCGATCTGCTCGAGGTGCTGCCATTCGCGCCGATGATGCCATTCatgcgcggcgcaggccgTGGCGCTGCCATGCTCGTCCTGGCGGCTatcgccgaggagagcgcAGAGTACTGGCACGTCGGCGTAGCTTCGGCTGCCCCGAGCGTGTTCATGGCTACTATGAGCGGGATGCGCGCCTGCGACCAGTACTTTGCTGAGGTGTGCGCGCTATGCGAGAAGCTCGCACCTGGGTGCACGGAGGTGCTAGAACTGCCGCGCTCTCTCGGGAGCGTGTCATGA